Part of the Roseofilum casamattae BLCC-M143 genome is shown below.
TCGGTTATTCTAAAAGAACAGACATATCTTATCTCAAAAATAAAAACCGTTTACCATGAACAAAAAACGCCAACAACTCCAACAAGCTGCTCAAACCCACAAAGACAACTTGCGGAAGAGCGTGCAACAACGGCTAGAAGTTGCTCGTGCCAAAGGTGACGTTTCTTTGGTCCGTCAGCTTGAAGCGGAAGCGAATTATCTGGCCTAAGGGTTCGATCTCGACCTTAGTTTGCATCAAAGGAAGCTCCAGGAGCAGTTCTATTTCTCTGCGCCACTACTGCTCCAGCGATATCGAGTCTCAATAATTAGCTCAAAAATGTCGAGTACATTGACTAACGTACTCGGCATTTGGCGTTTTTATGGGTATTCATTCCCTATTTCCCGTCCCCCATGGCAGATTTGATAGACTAGCAACGAATCACTCACGGAATCATCCCAAATTATGTTTCTCGTTACTGGTGCTACTGGAGGTTTAGGACGGCGCGTTGTACGGCTACTGTGCGATCGCGACCAACCCGTCCGAGCATTCGTCCGTTTAACGTCATCCTATCAAGAATTAGAAGATAGAGGTGCGCAAGTGTTAATCGGCGATCTCAAACGCGATCGCGACATTGAAAGAGCCTGCCAAGGGGTTCGCTATGTTATTAGCACCCACGGTGCGGGAATGGATGCCGAAGCAATCGAATATCGAGCTAATATCGACCTAATCGATGATGCGATCGCAGCCGACGTACAACACTTTGTCTACATTTCCGTATTGGGAGCCGATCGCGGATACCAAGACTCTGCCGTCTTTAAAGCCAAGCGAGAAGTGGAAAAATACCTGCAAAATAGCGGGTTGAATTACACGATTTTGCGTCCGGCAGCATTGTCTTCCAGTTTAATTTCCCTAGCCGAGCAATTTCGCCAGACAGGAGTCTATCTGCTCATTGGGGAAGCGAATAATCGGACATCGGTGGTGAGTACGGACGATTTAGCCAACATTGCGATCGAATCGGTGGATCTCCCAGAAGCACTCAATCAGATTTTACCAGTCGGCGGCCCGGAACTGCTGACCCGCAATGATATTCCCCAAATTTTTGGTCGGATCTTCAATCGCGAGCCGATTATTCTCAATCCTCCACTGTCCCTGTTTGACGGCGCTCGTTCTGCTTTGGGGTTTGTCAATCCAGAATTGCAAAAAAGCTTGGGAACTCTGCGCGTCTTGCTCGCCAATGAGTTCCTCTGTACCTCGGAAGAGGTGGAGCGGATTGAATCCTTGTTTGACATGAAGATGGAATCTCTGGAGACCTTTCTCCGTCGCTATCTAGCGGTCTAGGATCGATCGGCGATCGCGGGATAGGAGCGTCCTATCCCATTTTTTTAAAATAAGTATTGACAATCTTTTTCAATAAAACTATAGTTAGACATGGTGTTCTCCGAGTAAAGATTTGACAGAGAGGTCAGTGTGTGGTCTTCTCTGTCATCTGTTTCTTTCTGTTCTCCCTTACAAGACAGAGGCACTAAATTAAGAAGACTTCTCAAAGAATTGGTAGAGACTATGCTACTGTGATAGTCAGTTATACCAATAGAGAAAGAGAAAGGTAGAGCATGACGCAGTTGGAGGTATTGCAGCTAGACGAGGTCAGCAAGCAATTCGAGCAGCAAATGCAGCCGACCATCGATCGGGTGAGCTTAAGCTTAAAGCAAGGCGATATTCTCGGTTTGCTCGGCCCTTCTGGATGCGGTAAAACTACGTTATTACGACTAATTGCTGGTTTTGACCGTCCCCTTGCTGGAAAAATTAGTCTCTTAGGGAAACCCGTCGCCTCATCCCGAGTCTTTATCCCTCCCGAACAGAGAGATGTGGGCATTGTCTTTCAAGATTACGCTCTCTTCCCCCATTTGAAGGTCATCGATAACATTTCCTTCGGACTGAAACACCGTCAGTTCCAGAAAAAAGGCAACCTGCAACAACGCTTGTTAGAAGCCATATCCCTCGTGCAACTGGAAGGACTGCAAAACCGCTACCCGCACCAACTCTCTGGCGGCCAGCAACAACGAGTGGCTCTCGCCCGCGCTCTCGCTCCTGAACCGACACTTATTTTATTAGACGAACCCCTGAGCAACTTAGACATTCAAGTTAGAATACAACTGCGCGAGGATATCCGGCGCATCCTCAAATATAGTGGGATTTCCGCTATTTTTGTTACTCACGATCGCGAAGAAGCCTTTTCTATTTGCGACTGGGTGGGAGTCATGCACGATGGAAAGGTAGAACAGTTGGGCACTCCGGAAATGCTTTACCGCACGCCGCAAACCCGGTTTGTGGCTGAATTTGTTACGCAAGCTAATTTTATTCCCGCTCGCTGGAAAAGTAGTGAGTGGAATACTGAAATTGGCGCGTTTCCCGTAGATCCTTCCCAGTCGAGAGACCGGGCAGATATTATGATTCGCGAGGAAGATTTGCAGTTGAAGCCTCAAGAAGAA
Proteins encoded:
- the pirA gene encoding arginine synthesis PII-interacting regulator PirA; protein product: MNKKRQQLQQAAQTHKDNLRKSVQQRLEVARAKGDVSLVRQLEAEANYLA
- a CDS encoding SDR family oxidoreductase; translation: MFLVTGATGGLGRRVVRLLCDRDQPVRAFVRLTSSYQELEDRGAQVLIGDLKRDRDIERACQGVRYVISTHGAGMDAEAIEYRANIDLIDDAIAADVQHFVYISVLGADRGYQDSAVFKAKREVEKYLQNSGLNYTILRPAALSSSLISLAEQFRQTGVYLLIGEANNRTSVVSTDDLANIAIESVDLPEALNQILPVGGPELLTRNDIPQIFGRIFNREPIILNPPLSLFDGARSALGFVNPELQKSLGTLRVLLANEFLCTSEEVERIESLFDMKMESLETFLRRYLAV
- a CDS encoding ABC transporter ATP-binding protein, which produces MTQLEVLQLDEVSKQFEQQMQPTIDRVSLSLKQGDILGLLGPSGCGKTTLLRLIAGFDRPLAGKISLLGKPVASSRVFIPPEQRDVGIVFQDYALFPHLKVIDNISFGLKHRQFQKKGNLQQRLLEAISLVQLEGLQNRYPHQLSGGQQQRVALARALAPEPTLILLDEPLSNLDIQVRIQLREDIRRILKYSGISAIFVTHDREEAFSICDWVGVMHDGKVEQLGTPEMLYRTPQTRFVAEFVTQANFIPARWKSSEWNTEIGAFPVDPSQSRDRADIMIREEDLQLKPQEEGIATVADRQFLGREYRYILQTSSGQELRSRMTTVHPIPIGAKVAIDVTPNSWQIFPPES